One window of the Rhipicephalus sanguineus isolate Rsan-2018 chromosome 2, BIME_Rsan_1.4, whole genome shotgun sequence genome contains the following:
- the LOC119383756 gene encoding zinc finger protein OZF-like — MSLTASQASTTSTASSKLSHFAACVNVTFVLAQKSALFEFGPPSSPATEHGEKPRQGSAHYCNFCDYKTERLWDMKRHTTSHTGERPYKCHLCPQSFPYSERLKQHLRTHTGERPYKCHLCSDSFSRRNTLTKHLRIHSGERPYKCDICLKSFSQKPTLECHMYIHTGERPYQCHVCRKSFKKKSTLNNHMHIHTGERPYQCPSCAEAFVQRVHLTRHLQRHESFEPSSSPAKEHGEKPHQESAHYCNFCDYKTERLWDMKKHTMFHTGERPHKCHLCTQSFSNSDSLKKHLRTHTGERPYKCHLCSDSFSQRNTLTKHLRIHSGERPYKCDICLKSFSQKSTLECHMRIHTGERPYQCHVCLKSFTKKNTLNDHMHIHTGERPYLCPSCAEAFVQRVHLRRHLQRHECE, encoded by the exons ATGAGCCTGACAGCCAGCCAAGCGTCTACCACCAGCACAGCGTCTTCAAAGCTCTCGCATTTTGCAGCGTGTGTAAATGTGACATTTGTGCTTGCCCAGAAGAGCGCCCTTTTTG AATTTGGGCCTCCCAGCAGTCCTGCAACAGAACATGGTGAGAAGCCACGCCAAGGAAGCGCCCACTACTGTAACTTTTGCGACTATAAGACTGAGCGCTTGTGGGATATGAAAAGGCACACCACgtctcacacaggagagcgaccgTATAAATGTCACCTATGCCCCCAGAGCTTCCCATATAGCGAGAGACTGAAGCAGCACCTGCGAACCCACACTGGTGAAAGACCATACAAATGCCACCTATGCTCCGACAGCTTCTCACGAAGGAACACGTTGACGAAACACCTGCGCATTCACTCAGGTGAGCGGCCATACAAATGTGACATATGCCTCAAGAGCTTCTCGCAGAAGCCAACACTGGAGTGCCACATGTACATCCATACAGGCGAGCGCCCATATCAATGCCACGTGTGCCGCAAGAGCTTCAAAAAAAAGAGCACACTTAACAACCACATGCACATCCATACGGGCGAGCGGCCGTATCAATGTCCTTCATGCGCCGAGGCATTTGTGCAGAGAGTGCACCTGACAAGACACCTCCAGCGGCATGAAT CATTCGAGCCATCCAGCAGTCCTGCAAAAGAACATGGTGAGAAGCCACACCAAGAAAGTGCCCACTACTGTAACTTTTGCGACTATAAGACAGAGCGCTTGTGGGATATGAAAAAGCACACCATGTttcacacaggagagcgaccgCATAAGTGTCACCTATGCACCCAGAGCTTCTCAAATAGCGACAGTCTGAAGAAGCACCTGCGAACCCACACTGGTGAACGGCCATACAAATGCCACCTATGCTCCGACAGCTTCTCGCAAAGGAACACATTGACGAAACACCTGCGCATTCACTCAGGTGAGCGGCCATACAAATGTGACATATGCCTCAAGAGCTTCTCGCAGAAGTCCACACTGGAGTGCCACATGCGCATCCATACGGGCGAGCGCCCATATCAATGCCACGTATGCCTCAAGAGCTTCACAAAAAAGAACACACTTAACGACCACATGCACATCCATACAGGCGAGCGGCCGTATCTGTGTCCTTCATGCGCCGAGGCATTTGTGCAGAGAGTGCACCTGAGAAGACACCTCCAGCGGCATGAATGCGAGTGA